Proteins encoded together in one Marinithermus hydrothermalis DSM 14884 window:
- a CDS encoding 3-hydroxybutyrate dehydrogenase has translation MELKDKVALVTGAGSGIGRAIAEVFAREGAYVIVHDLKPEARAVAEAVGGAFVRADLGEMDAVRRLAEEALEVRGRVDVLVNNAGFQHVAPVEDFPEEVWVRMLQVMLTAPFQLTKYLLPGMKARGWGRILNIASVHGLVASPYKAAYIAAKHGLVGFTKTVAHEVGRYGITVNAICPAYVRTPLVEGQIAEQARIHGIAPEEVVERVMLEFAAIKRLIEPEEVAELAVFLASERGRSVTGSALTLDVGWTAR, from the coding sequence ATGGAGCTAAAGGATAAGGTGGCGCTGGTCACCGGGGCGGGCTCGGGCATTGGGCGGGCGATTGCGGAGGTGTTTGCGCGCGAGGGCGCATATGTGATCGTGCACGACCTCAAGCCCGAGGCCCGGGCGGTGGCCGAAGCCGTGGGGGGCGCGTTCGTGCGGGCGGACCTCGGGGAAATGGATGCGGTGCGGCGCCTTGCGGAGGAGGCGCTCGAGGTGCGGGGCCGGGTGGACGTCCTGGTGAACAACGCCGGCTTCCAGCACGTCGCGCCGGTGGAGGATTTTCCCGAGGAGGTCTGGGTACGGATGCTCCAGGTGATGCTGACCGCGCCGTTTCAGCTCACGAAGTACCTGCTACCCGGGATGAAGGCGCGGGGCTGGGGGCGGATCCTCAACATCGCCAGCGTACACGGCCTGGTCGCGAGCCCCTACAAGGCCGCGTACATTGCGGCCAAGCACGGGCTGGTGGGGTTCACGAAGACCGTGGCGCACGAGGTGGGGCGGTACGGCATCACGGTGAACGCGATCTGCCCCGCGTACGTGCGCACGCCGCTGGTGGAGGGGCAGATCGCCGAGCAGGCCCGGATCCACGGGATCGCGCCGGAGGAGGTGGTGGAGCGGGTCATGCTGGAGTTCGCGGCGATCAAGCGCCTGATCGAACCGGAGGAGGTCGCGGAGCTCGCGGTCTTTTTGGCCTCGGAGCGGGGGCGTTCGGTCACGGGGAGCGCCTTGACGTTGGACGTGGGCTGGACCGCGCGTTAA
- a CDS encoding Hsp20/alpha crystallin family protein: MALVKRNLSRPTELTPFRTWDPFNLIDEVNRLFDEAFGEPMRAGTLAGYAAPADLYETDEALILEMAVPGINPDDIEVSIEGNKLMIRGEAGPASDASVRRYYLQELAHGSFARAFTLPVEINADEAKAEFKNGILKLTLPKVAEARAKRVPIQVSQ, from the coding sequence ATGGCACTGGTCAAACGGAACCTGAGCCGTCCGACCGAACTCACGCCCTTCCGCACCTGGGACCCGTTCAACCTGATCGACGAGGTCAACCGCCTCTTCGACGAGGCCTTCGGTGAACCCATGCGGGCGGGCACCCTGGCCGGCTACGCCGCGCCGGCCGACCTCTACGAGACCGACGAGGCGTTGATCCTGGAGATGGCGGTGCCCGGCATCAACCCGGACGACATCGAGGTCAGCATCGAGGGCAACAAGCTCATGATCCGCGGGGAGGCCGGCCCAGCCTCGGACGCGAGCGTCCGCCGGTACTACCTGCAAGAGCTCGCGCACGGCTCCTTCGCTCGGGCCTTCACCCTGCCGGTTGAGATCAACGCCGACGAGGCGAAGGCCGAGTTCAAGAACGGCATCCTGAAGCTCACCCTGCCGAAGGTAGCCGAAGCGCGGGCCAAACGGGTCCCGATCCAGGTCAGCCAGTAA
- a CDS encoding sulfurtransferase, giving the protein MRGMITREPPENARFIDTRPEPDYLAGHLPAAHRLDLSAPRFRLRTPEELASFEQGLAELNGALGLEPGTPVVCYDEGLTARLARTAFFLALAGNEVYLWTEGWRDQARELGKLEPTPTRPWARFRRELLLTADEALAHPKLFDVRSAEEYRGFVHPPCCPRGGRIPGARHAPLEHFFEPEGLLEHLEVRPGEEVGVYCHSGARSAVAFWVLRGLGVQARNYLGSMHEWSREEDLPLDVG; this is encoded by the coding sequence ATGCGGGGCATGATCACCCGCGAGCCGCCCGAGAACGCACGGTTCATCGACACGCGGCCCGAACCCGACTACCTGGCCGGCCACCTACCGGCGGCCCACCGCCTCGACCTGAGCGCCCCCCGCTTCCGGCTGCGCACCCCCGAAGAGCTCGCCTCCTTCGAGCAAGGCCTCGCCGAGCTCAACGGCGCGCTAGGCCTCGAGCCGGGCACGCCGGTCGTCTGTTACGACGAGGGGCTTACCGCCCGCCTGGCCCGCACCGCCTTCTTCCTAGCGCTGGCCGGGAACGAGGTCTACCTCTGGACCGAAGGCTGGCGCGACCAGGCCCGCGAGCTCGGAAAACTCGAGCCCACCCCCACCCGCCCCTGGGCCCGCTTCCGCCGTGAACTCCTCCTCACCGCGGACGAGGCCCTCGCCCACCCCAAACTCTTCGACGTGCGTTCCGCTGAGGAGTACCGGGGGTTCGTCCACCCCCCCTGCTGCCCCCGCGGCGGCCGCATCCCCGGCGCGCGGCACGCCCCCCTCGAGCACTTCTTCGAGCCCGAAGGGCTCCTCGAGCACCTCGAGGTACGGCCAGGGGAGGAGGTCGGCGTGTACTGCCACTCCGGGGCTCGCAGCGCCGTCGCCTTTTGGGTGCTGCGCGGCCTCGGGGTACAGGCCCGCAACTACCTCGGCAGCATGCACGAGTGGAGTCGGGAGGAGGACCTCCCGCTGGACGTGGGTTAG
- a CDS encoding MBL fold metallo-hydrolase, with translation MRIERVTVGPLQENTYLLADPEGRGVIIDPGAEPERILEAVRAGRFQPEAILLTHAHFDHVGAVAPLVEALDLPVYLHEADLPLYQNAPAIAAQWGIALPPPPPPTGFLQEGQVLEHGPRLEVLYLPGHSPGHVAFYQPEAGLVFSGDVLFRGSIGRYDLPGASYEALMRSLAELLTLPPPTRVYPGHGPETTLLHEAQTNPFLLEQGR, from the coding sequence ATGCGCATCGAACGCGTGACCGTAGGCCCCCTCCAGGAGAACACCTACCTCCTCGCGGACCCCGAGGGGCGCGGGGTGATCATCGACCCCGGCGCCGAGCCCGAACGCATCCTCGAGGCCGTTCGGGCCGGACGCTTCCAGCCCGAGGCCATCCTCCTCACCCACGCGCACTTCGACCACGTGGGCGCGGTCGCTCCCCTCGTTGAGGCGTTGGACCTCCCCGTCTACCTGCACGAGGCCGACCTCCCCCTCTACCAGAACGCCCCGGCCATCGCGGCGCAATGGGGAATCGCCCTGCCCCCGCCCCCGCCCCCCACGGGCTTTCTCCAGGAGGGGCAGGTCCTCGAGCACGGCCCCCGCCTCGAGGTCCTCTACCTCCCCGGGCACAGCCCGGGCCACGTGGCCTTCTACCAGCCGGAGGCCGGCCTAGTGTTCTCGGGCGATGTGCTGTTCCGCGGCTCGATCGGCCGCTACGACCTGCCCGGGGCGAGCTACGAGGCCCTGATGCGCTCGCTCGCCGAGCTCCTCACCCTCCCGCCCCCCACCCGCGTGTACCCCGGGCACGGCCCCGAGACCACCCTCCTCCACGAGGCCCAAACGAACCCGTTCCTGCTCGAGCAGGGGCGCTAA
- a CDS encoding AI-2E family transporter: MRDAFQQVWANPYVRVLAALLGVWALYQLLARAQSVWTAFVVAYVLAYLANPLVCWLERFRVRRVLGVVVAYALLFLFLGFASVLVAEVVGQLSRFARDLPALVAPLVQWVEGLPDRITRFEVPPELERVLQGASASLQALLEGFANTLLEWLRTLLGTGGSLIQGLAGIVGGLFQLFIVFVLTAYMLLDFPRIGQSLIQVFPRPYQPLIQDLAAKLDHAVGGYVRGQLLIAALVGTVVGLGLFFLGVPLAAALGFIAGVFNLVPYLGVIVSIIPALLLALPQGGVAVVGTLVVFILANQLEAHLFSPLILSRATQLHPVTVILAILAGATLFGLWGAVLAVPFAAFLKVIFSEYYLNSRWYENG, from the coding sequence ATGCGGGACGCTTTCCAGCAGGTCTGGGCCAACCCGTACGTGCGCGTGCTCGCGGCCTTGCTTGGGGTGTGGGCCCTCTACCAGCTCCTCGCGCGCGCTCAGAGCGTCTGGACGGCGTTCGTGGTGGCCTACGTCCTCGCGTACCTCGCCAACCCCCTGGTGTGCTGGCTCGAGCGCTTCCGCGTGCGCCGTGTGCTGGGCGTGGTCGTGGCGTACGCGCTGCTCTTCCTTTTCCTGGGGTTCGCCTCGGTGCTCGTGGCGGAGGTGGTGGGGCAGCTCTCCCGCTTCGCGCGGGACCTGCCGGCCCTGGTCGCGCCTTTGGTGCAGTGGGTCGAGGGGCTGCCGGACCGCATCACGCGGTTCGAGGTGCCGCCCGAGCTCGAGCGCGTGCTTCAAGGCGCCTCGGCCAGCCTGCAAGCTCTGTTGGAGGGGTTCGCGAACACCCTGTTGGAGTGGCTGCGCACCCTCTTGGGCACAGGGGGCAGCCTCATCCAGGGGTTGGCGGGGATCGTGGGCGGCTTGTTCCAGCTCTTTATCGTTTTTGTGCTTACCGCGTACATGCTTTTGGATTTTCCCCGCATCGGGCAGAGCTTGATTCAGGTGTTTCCCAGGCCGTACCAGCCCCTCATCCAGGACCTGGCCGCCAAGCTGGACCACGCGGTGGGGGGGTATGTGCGGGGGCAGCTGTTGATCGCGGCCCTCGTGGGTACGGTGGTGGGGTTGGGCCTGTTCTTCCTGGGCGTGCCGCTCGCCGCCGCGCTGGGGTTCATCGCGGGGGTGTTCAACCTGGTCCCGTACCTCGGGGTGATCGTCTCCATCATCCCGGCGCTGCTTTTGGCCCTCCCCCAGGGCGGGGTCGCGGTCGTGGGGACCCTCGTGGTCTTCATCCTCGCGAACCAGCTCGAGGCGCACCTCTTCTCTCCCTTGATCCTCTCGCGCGCCACGCAGCTCCACCCGGTCACGGTGATCCTGGCGATCCTCGCCGGGGCGACCCTCTTCGGGTTGTGGGGCGCTGTGCTGGCCGTGCCCTTCGCGGCCTTCCTCAAGGTGATCTTCAGCGAGTACTACCTGAACAGCCGCTGGTACGAGAACGGTTAG
- a CDS encoding M23 family metallopeptidase yields MRLKPGWYVLLLTALYALVVTLAWQQDRRTLHALRGELVALETDRARGPGGYTLPLPGACLPKNPDHLPGALRPYRNGVSYGFIFTEGDACVPVPYGTGVVAAAGGTVIKAEQAYTELSPEAFAELLQAVAEGASPEQMDALRGREVWIRHPDGRITVYGHLAGLAPNLREGTVVHKGQWIGYVGNSGTSLAVEGRTSGARLLFEVWTGGVDTGSYLGEGLEPEAILEEAARLFAVP; encoded by the coding sequence ATGCGGCTCAAGCCCGGCTGGTACGTACTGTTACTGACCGCGCTCTACGCCCTGGTGGTCACGCTGGCCTGGCAGCAGGACCGCCGCACGTTGCACGCGCTCCGCGGGGAACTGGTCGCCCTCGAGACGGACCGCGCGCGCGGCCCCGGAGGGTACACCCTGCCCCTGCCCGGCGCGTGCCTCCCCAAGAACCCCGACCACCTGCCCGGCGCGCTGCGACCGTACCGCAACGGCGTGAGCTACGGGTTCATCTTCACCGAGGGGGACGCGTGTGTTCCCGTTCCGTACGGGACGGGCGTGGTGGCCGCGGCCGGCGGCACCGTGATCAAGGCCGAACAAGCCTACACCGAGCTTTCCCCCGAGGCGTTCGCCGAACTGCTCCAAGCGGTCGCGGAGGGCGCGAGCCCCGAGCAGATGGACGCCCTGCGGGGCCGGGAGGTCTGGATCCGGCACCCGGACGGGCGGATCACCGTGTACGGCCACCTCGCGGGCCTCGCCCCGAACCTCCGGGAGGGAACGGTGGTGCACAAGGGCCAGTGGATCGGGTACGTGGGCAACAGCGGCACCTCTCTGGCCGTGGAGGGGCGCACGAGCGGCGCACGCCTGCTCTTCGAGGTGTGGACGGGCGGGGTGGACACCGGAAGCTATCTGGGCGAAGGTCTCGAGCCCGAAGCGATCCTGGAGGAGGCCGCCCGCTTGTTTGCGGTACCCTAA
- the rpmB gene encoding 50S ribosomal protein L28, whose amino-acid sequence MSKVCEISGKRPVVANKITRRGKAKREGGVGKKITGISKRRQLPNLQKVRVKIGDRTLTFRVSASHIHKVYELAERAKGMDTRGLSDKKLKARLLQLLK is encoded by the coding sequence ATGTCGAAGGTATGTGAAATCAGCGGAAAGCGGCCGGTCGTGGCCAACAAGATCACCCGGCGCGGTAAGGCCAAGCGCGAAGGCGGGGTGGGTAAGAAGATCACCGGCATCTCCAAGCGCCGGCAGCTCCCCAACCTGCAAAAGGTCCGGGTCAAGATCGGGGACCGCACCCTCACCTTCCGCGTGAGCGCCTCGCACATCCACAAGGTGTACGAGCTCGCCGAGCGGGCCAAAGGCATGGACACCCGCGGCCTCTCCGACAAGAAGCTCAAGGCCCGCCTCCTGCAGCTCCTGAAGTGA
- the lspA gene encoding signal peptidase II — protein MPVVLVPLLIVLDQTLKLWALEHLDAIPDPFLPGLYLTLVRNTGMAFGLLPGQAGVLAWVSLAVGGGLLVYLARARPGGLRETALSLLAAGALGNAIDRIGRGWVVDYLDIGPGLWPVFNLADVCVVLGVLLLLLPSRRRPRAF, from the coding sequence ATGCCGGTAGTGCTGGTGCCCCTGTTGATCGTCCTCGACCAAACCCTGAAGCTATGGGCCCTGGAGCACCTCGACGCGATCCCTGACCCCTTCCTGCCGGGGCTGTACCTCACCCTGGTGCGCAACACGGGGATGGCTTTTGGCCTCCTGCCCGGCCAGGCCGGGGTGCTGGCCTGGGTGAGCCTCGCGGTCGGTGGGGGGCTCCTCGTGTACCTGGCCCGCGCCCGGCCGGGGGGGCTGCGCGAAACGGCCCTTTCCCTGCTCGCGGCCGGCGCGCTCGGCAACGCGATCGACCGGATCGGCCGGGGCTGGGTGGTGGATTACCTGGACATCGGCCCCGGCCTCTGGCCGGTCTTTAACCTAGCGGACGTCTGCGTGGTGCTGGGCGTCCTCCTCCTGCTCTTGCCTAGCCGCCGGCGGCCGCGGGCCTTCTAA
- a CDS encoding pyridoxal phosphate-dependent aminotransferase, with translation MKGLSERVTRLKPSATVAVNAKALELRRRGVDVIAMTAGEPDFDTPEHIKEAARRALAEGKTKYTPPAGIPELREALAEKFRRENGLEVSPEETMVTVGGKAALYNIFQALIDPGDEVILIAPYWVTYPAQIELAGGVPVVVPTAPEAGFIPDPDAVRAKVTPRTKALVVNSPNNPTGAVYPREVLEALARLAMERGFYLISDEIYEHLIYEGTHFSPGQLAPEHTITVNGAAKAFAMTGWRVGYAAGPKAVIQAAIKVQGQITTHATSIAQWATLEALTNPATQAFIQRARETFRARRELIVEGLNRLGFPTPKPQGAFYVMADVSRIDLDEVKAAERLLEAARVAVVPGTDFAAPRHVRFSYATSTENIQAALERLEALG, from the coding sequence ATGAAGGGTCTGTCCGAACGCGTCACGCGCCTCAAACCGTCGGCTACGGTAGCGGTGAACGCCAAAGCCCTCGAGCTGCGCCGCCGGGGGGTGGATGTCATCGCGATGACCGCGGGCGAGCCGGACTTCGACACCCCCGAGCACATCAAGGAAGCCGCGCGTAGGGCCTTAGCCGAAGGCAAAACGAAGTACACACCCCCTGCGGGTATCCCTGAGCTGCGCGAGGCGCTCGCGGAGAAGTTCCGGCGCGAGAACGGCCTCGAGGTGAGCCCTGAGGAGACCATGGTCACGGTCGGGGGGAAGGCCGCGCTCTACAACATCTTCCAGGCCCTCATCGACCCCGGGGACGAGGTGATCCTGATCGCGCCGTACTGGGTGACCTACCCCGCCCAGATCGAGCTCGCGGGCGGGGTGCCGGTCGTGGTGCCTACCGCGCCCGAGGCGGGGTTCATCCCCGACCCGGACGCGGTGCGGGCCAAGGTCACGCCGCGCACCAAGGCCCTGGTGGTGAACTCCCCCAACAACCCCACCGGAGCGGTCTACCCGCGCGAGGTGCTGGAGGCTCTGGCCCGCCTCGCCATGGAGCGCGGGTTCTACCTGATCTCGGACGAGATCTACGAGCACCTGATCTACGAGGGCACGCACTTCTCCCCCGGCCAGCTCGCGCCCGAGCACACCATCACCGTGAACGGCGCGGCCAAGGCCTTCGCCATGACCGGGTGGCGCGTGGGGTACGCCGCGGGCCCCAAGGCCGTGATCCAGGCCGCGATCAAGGTTCAGGGGCAAATCACGACGCACGCCACCTCCATCGCCCAGTGGGCGACCCTCGAGGCCCTCACGAACCCCGCAACCCAAGCCTTCATCCAAAGGGCGCGCGAGACCTTCCGCGCGCGGCGCGAGCTGATCGTGGAGGGGCTGAACCGCCTGGGCTTCCCCACCCCCAAGCCCCAGGGGGCGTTCTACGTGATGGCGGACGTGTCCCGCATCGACCTGGACGAGGTCAAGGCCGCCGAGCGCCTGCTGGAGGCGGCCCGGGTCGCGGTGGTGCCAGGAACCGATTTTGCCGCGCCTCGCCACGTGCGCTTCTCGTACGCGACCAGCACCGAGAACATCCAGGCCGCCCTGGAGCGCCTCGAGGCCCTAGGCTAA
- a CDS encoding TaqI-like C-terminal specificity domain-containing protein, translating into MRGRRSLGAVYTPDELVRFMLSLVRRPVTPDWRVLEPACASAPFLRAFAERYGPVAELVGVELDPEGARGFAVPGARLVHADFLLWEPAERFDLILGNPPYGIIGVPGHYAMHALREAKRAYRAKFQTWYGRYNVYGAFIEHAVNLLKPEGELVYVVPASWMILEEFKRLREFLAAHGTLEVHYLGRAFPGVRVTAVVLHFTKARPGELRLWDGGRLWLERRDYRGEWIRFETPETRAFEAANPVPLAAVFEVRFAARSPEFRDRPFVHPDPGPGRLPVLTGRNLKRSWIDYETNHSGLWVERERVGELKPFYRVPRVVVGHTKTRGATIVAAVDARGYPWREELHLVPKHPVDLEAVAAHLNSPEMQRYVATLYRDLTKHLNRNQLCRLPLPERFAVPALLAPVGTGA; encoded by the coding sequence ATGCGGGGCAGACGCTCCCTCGGCGCGGTCTACACACCGGACGAGCTCGTCCGGTTCATGCTTTCCCTGGTGCGCCGCCCCGTCACCCCCGACTGGCGAGTCCTCGAGCCAGCCTGCGCGAGCGCCCCGTTCCTTAGGGCGTTTGCGGAGCGGTACGGTCCGGTGGCGGAGCTCGTGGGGGTGGAGCTCGACCCGGAAGGCGCCCGGGGGTTTGCGGTACCAGGAGCGCGCCTCGTGCACGCGGATTTCCTGCTCTGGGAGCCAGCGGAGCGCTTCGACCTCATCCTGGGAAACCCCCCCTACGGGATCATCGGGGTACCCGGCCATTACGCGATGCACGCGCTTCGCGAGGCGAAACGCGCCTACCGCGCGAAGTTCCAGACCTGGTACGGGCGGTACAACGTGTACGGTGCGTTCATCGAGCACGCCGTCAACCTCCTCAAGCCCGAAGGGGAGCTCGTCTACGTGGTGCCCGCGAGCTGGATGATCCTCGAGGAGTTCAAGCGCCTGCGGGAATTCCTCGCCGCGCACGGCACCCTCGAGGTGCACTACCTGGGCCGCGCGTTTCCCGGCGTGCGCGTGACCGCGGTGGTGCTGCACTTCACCAAGGCCCGCCCGGGAGAGCTGCGCCTGTGGGATGGGGGCCGGCTCTGGCTCGAGCGCCGGGACTACCGGGGGGAGTGGATCCGGTTCGAGACCCCGGAGACCCGGGCCTTCGAGGCAGCGAACCCCGTGCCGCTCGCCGCGGTGTTTGAGGTGCGCTTCGCGGCGCGCAGCCCGGAGTTTCGGGACCGGCCGTTCGTGCACCCCGATCCCGGTCCCGGTCGGCTGCCCGTCCTGACCGGGCGGAACCTCAAGCGGAGCTGGATCGATTACGAGACGAACCACTCGGGGTTGTGGGTGGAGCGGGAGCGGGTGGGGGAGCTCAAGCCCTTCTACCGCGTGCCGCGCGTCGTCGTGGGACACACCAAGACCCGCGGCGCCACGATCGTGGCGGCGGTGGACGCGCGGGGGTACCCGTGGCGCGAGGAGCTCCACCTGGTGCCCAAGCACCCCGTGGACCTCGAGGCGGTCGCGGCGCACCTGAACAGCCCGGAGATGCAGCGGTACGTGGCCACGCTGTACCGCGACCTGACCAAGCACCTGAACCGAAACCAGCTGTGCCGGCTTCCTCTTCCCGAGCGCTTCGCGGTGCCGGCCCTCCTCGCTCCTGTCGGCACGGGTGCATAA
- a CDS encoding LiaF domain-containing protein — protein MRRSSTYGWGWALIILGAALLLDNLGWLDFSFFFPIALILLGIYLLQRREPVPLSPEPPAQGVGQGNTAAQPVAVESSAEPYLYHAATFAKTALKSHASAFKGGNVQAVCGKAVLDLREARLAEQRAVLNVSVVCGSVRLMIPAGWRVEVTAPVILGQVQPVGAPPPTDPDAPVLRLPGFVLLGTIEVARTSREARTEEDLDATP, from the coding sequence ATGCGCAGATCCAGCACGTACGGGTGGGGTTGGGCGTTGATCATCCTCGGCGCGGCGCTGTTGCTGGATAATCTGGGGTGGCTCGACTTCAGCTTCTTCTTCCCCATCGCCCTGATCCTCCTCGGGATCTACCTCCTCCAACGCCGCGAGCCGGTCCCACTCTCCCCCGAGCCCCCCGCGCAAGGCGTCGGCCAAGGCAACACCGCAGCCCAGCCGGTGGCGGTCGAGTCCAGCGCCGAGCCCTACCTCTACCACGCGGCGACCTTCGCCAAGACCGCGCTGAAAAGCCATGCCTCGGCCTTCAAAGGGGGAAACGTACAGGCGGTGTGTGGCAAGGCGGTGCTCGATCTGCGCGAGGCGCGGCTCGCCGAGCAGCGAGCGGTGCTGAACGTGTCGGTGGTGTGCGGCTCCGTGCGCCTCATGATCCCGGCAGGCTGGCGCGTGGAGGTGACGGCTCCAGTCATACTGGGGCAGGTGCAGCCAGTGGGCGCCCCGCCCCCGACCGACCCCGACGCGCCCGTGCTGCGCCTTCCAGGGTTCGTTCTTCTTGGCACGATCGAGGTGGCGCGCACCTCGCGCGAGGCGCGCACGGAGGAGGACCTGGACGCCACCCCATAG